In Zea mays cultivar B73 chromosome 7, Zm-B73-REFERENCE-NAM-5.0, whole genome shotgun sequence, the following proteins share a genomic window:
- the LOC100274191 gene encoding uncharacterized LOC100274191 yields the protein MTRAPAVRFPSARRAAELKAFLEDPANFDTLAMVFNRSSRFGRLQGVKCAIAGRNLYMRFSCSTGDAMGMNMVSKGVQNVLDYLQADFPDMDVISISGNFCSDKKSAAVNWIDGRGKSVVCEAVIKEEVVKKVLKTNVQALVELNVIKNLAGSAVAGALGGFNAHASNIVAAIFIATGQDPAQNVESSQCITMLEAINDGKDLHISVTMPSIEVGTVGGGTQLASQSACLDLLGVKGANRESPGSNARLLATVVAGAVLAGELSLISAQAAGHLVKSHMKYNRSSKDMSKTLAEETDKPKKC from the exons ATGACGCGAGCCCCGGCCGTCCGGTTCCCATCTGCACGCCGCGCCGCCGAGCTCAAGGCCTTTTTGGAGGACCCAGCGAACTTTGACACCCTGGCTATGGTGTTTAACAG GTCGAGCAGATTTGGAAGGCTGCAGGGAGTGAAGTGTGCGATTGCAGGGAGGAACCTTTACATGAGGTTCAGCTGCAGCACAGGGGATGCCATGGGGATGAACATGGTCTCCAAAGGTGTACAGAACGTGCTGGACTACCTCCAGGCTGACTTCCCTGATATGGATGTCATCAGCATATCAG GTAACTTCTGTTCTGACAAGAAGTCAGCTGCTGTGAACTGGATCGATGGCCGTGGGAAGTCGGTGGTTTGCGAGGCGgtaatcaaggaagaagttgtgAAAAAGGTTCTCAAGACAAACGTACAGGCTCTCGTAGAATTGAACGTGATCAAGAACCTTGCCGGTTCAGCTGTTGCTGGAGCTCTTGGGGGTTTCAATGCCCATGCAAGTAACATTGTGGCAGCCATCTTCATTGCTACTGGTCAGGACCCTGCACAGAACGTGGAGAGTTCCCAGTGCATCACCATGTTGGAAGCTATAAATGATGGCAAAGATCTCCACATCTCTGTTACTATGCCATCTATTGAG GTTGGCACAGTTGGTGGAGGCACGCAGCTGGCCTCACAATCTGCCTGCTTGGACCTGCTTGGCGTCAAAGGTGCCAACAGGGAATCTCCGGGGTCCAACGCGAGGCtcttggccacggtggttgcgggTGCGGTCCTAGCTGGGGAGCTGTCCCTTATCTCTGCGCAGGCCGCTGGCCATCTGGTCAAGAGCCACATGAAATACAACAGATCCAGCAAGGATATGTCCAAGACCCTTGCAGAGGAAACAGACAAACCCAAGAAATGCTGA